In Papaver somniferum cultivar HN1 chromosome 1, ASM357369v1, whole genome shotgun sequence, a genomic segment contains:
- the LOC113357343 gene encoding homeobox-leucine zipper protein ATHB-12-like gives MANWSYCSSSTPQILSPTSTTSGGEQQQQNYVSFVHDHRYLYESFGHPYPGYVGVDMMKLWSSSAYECGAENGMGGHDANINNKVETRRKMRLSSEQVDALERSFQEEIELEQQPDATLDERKNKVKLDPERKMKLSRELGLHPRQVAIWFQNRRARLKGKKIEELYNVLKQDFENVWKENQELKQEVVKLKSRLDDRESMQTSTPYVILPMEANHHDKVVDDNTSTRISANNPNNISGCSSYFSGEDYYSTVSLPYFDVPHCYPSSQ, from the exons ATGGCTAATTGGAGTTATTGTAGTAGTAGTACTCCTCAAATTCTTTCCCCCACTAGTACAACATCAGGAGGAGAGCAACAACAGCAGAATTATGTGTCATTTGTTCATGATCATCGCTACCTCTATGAATCCTTTGGTCACCCATATCCAG GATATGTAGGAGTAGATATGATGAAGCTTTGGTCTAGTAGTGCGTATGAATGCGGAGCTGAAAATGGTATGGGAGGTCATGATGCAAACATCAACAACAAAgtggagacgaggaggaagatgCGGTTGTCTAGTGAACAAGTAGATGCATTGGAGAGGAGTTTCCAAGAGGAGATAGAGCTAGAACAACAGCCGGATGCTACCCTCGACGAAAGGAAGAATAAGGTAAAGCTGGACCCGGAAAGGAAAATGAAGCTGTCGAGGGAATTAGGTCTGCATCCTCGCCAAGTAGCTATATGGTTTCAAAATCGACGTGCCAGgcttaaaggaaagaaaattgaaGAACTATACAATGTACTTAAGCAGGATTTTGAGAATGTCTGGAAGGAAAATCAGGAACTCAAACAAGAG GTTGTGAAACTAAAAAGCAGGCTTGACGATCGGGAGTCTATGCAAACATCCACACCATACGTAATATTACCAATGGAAGCTAATCATCATGATAAAGTTGTCGATGACAACACAAGCACAAGGATTTCTGCCAACAATCCAAACAATATTTCAGGGTGCAGTAGTTACTTTTCCGGCGAGGACTATTATTCGACAGTGTCACTTCCTTATTTTGATGTTCCCCACTGTTATCCCTCATCACAGTGA